From the genome of Hymenobacter cellulosilyticus, one region includes:
- a CDS encoding beta-sandwich domain-containing protein: MKTSFAFRALAVFMFVALLISGVQGSSTPTAQSGTLTGVLRDADTHEPIPGTNVVLVSGGKQLTCSAQTRADGTFRLANVPFGSYTLHTTVLGYQIQQPKVTFSPKQAHVALGTLSLQPMNSQVLALSVARK, from the coding sequence ATGAAAACCTCCTTTGCTTTCCGTGCCCTCGCCGTGTTTATGTTCGTTGCCCTGCTGATTTCCGGCGTGCAGGGCTCATCCACTCCCACTGCACAGTCCGGCACCCTGACCGGCGTACTGCGGGATGCCGACACCCACGAACCCATTCCGGGTACCAATGTAGTCCTGGTAAGCGGGGGTAAGCAGCTGACCTGCAGCGCCCAAACCCGCGCCGACGGCACTTTCCGCCTGGCTAACGTGCCCTTCGGCAGCTATACCCTGCACACGACGGTGCTGGGGTATCAAATTCAGCAGCCCAAGGTGACCTTCAGCCCTAAGCAAGCCCACGTAGCCCTGGGTACCCTGAGCCTGCAGCCGATGAACTCCCAGGTTCTGGCCTTATCGGTGGCCCGGAAGTAA